One window of Canis lupus baileyi chromosome 21, mCanLup2.hap1, whole genome shotgun sequence genomic DNA carries:
- the LOC140613614 gene encoding olfactory receptor 4P4-like: protein MENINNVTEFVLLGLSQNKKVKNLCFLLFLFCYIAIWMGNLLIMISITCSQLIDQPMYFFLNNLALSDLCYTSTVTPKLVTDLLVESNMISYTNCMAQLFVMHFFGGIEVFILTGMAYDRYVAICKPLHYTVIMNRKRCYGIVIASCTGAFLHSFVQCLLTITLPFCGPNEIDHYFCDVYPLLKLACTDTYRVGILVVANSGMMGLVTFVVLVLSYLLILYTIKSYPAESRTKALSTCSSHITVVVLFFVPVLFIYIRPATTFPEDKVFALFYTIIAPMFNPLIYTLRNMEMKNTLRKVWCQKPCLIGKQIII from the coding sequence atggaaaatattaataatgtcaCTGAATTTGTTCTGTTGGGACTTTCCCAgaataagaaagttaaaaactTATGCTttctattattcttattttgttacATAGCTATTTGGATGGGAAACTTGCTCATAATGATTTCTATCACATGCAGTCAGCTAATTGACCAacccatgtatttcttccttaatAATCTTGCCCTCTCAGATCTGTGTTATACCTCAACAGTGACACCCAAGCTAGTCACTGACTTGCTGGTAGAAAGTAACATGATTTCTTATACTAACTGTATGGCACAGCTTTTTGTCATGCATTTCTTTGGGGGGATTGAAGTCTTTATCCTCACGGggatggcctatgaccgctacgtggccatctgcaagccctTGCACTACACCGTCATCATGAACAGAAAGAGATGTTATGGCATAGTCATTGCTAGCTGTACTGGGGCATTTCTGCATTCTTTTGTCCAATGTCTCCTTACCATCACTTTACCTTTCTGTGGCCCCAATGAGATAGATCACTACTTTTGTGATGTGTATCCTTTGCTGAAACTGGCCTGCACAGATACCTACAGAGTTGGGATCTTAGTGGTTGCCAATTCCGGCATGATGGGCTTGGTGACCTTTGTAGTCTTGGTTCTATCCTACTTATTGATATTATACACCATCAAGTCTTACCCTGCAGAGAGCCGCACCAAAGCTCTTTCCACCTGCAGCTCCCATATCACAGTTGTGGTTCTGTTCTTTGTGCCTGTTCTCTTCATTTACATTCGCCCAGCCACAACTTTTCCAGAAGACAAAGTGTTTGCTCTTTTCTACACCATCATTGCTCCCATGTTCAACCCTCTGATTTACACATTAAGAAACATGGAGATGAAAAATACCTTGAGGAAAGTGTGGTGCCAGAAACCATGTTTGATTGGAAAGCAAATCATTATATAA